GATAGTATCGACTAATACTGAGCTGACTTTTATTTTGCATAAAAAAGATGCTGTAAAAGGCTACAAGGTTCTAGAAAAATTGGTTGAAAGAAAGTAAAATTTGATAGATAATTACAAAAGAAATAGCATTTATCTTAAACAGTCTATAAATAAAGTTATAATTTATAATTTTTACATGACGATAACTCTTTATTGTACAACGTCAATATCTGTGCTCTCCTGTTTATTTTGGTTTTCCTCTGTTTTTGTTTCTTTTTTCTTCTTAGGAGCAGTTACTCTAGATGGGAAATACGATAGTATAATTATATCTGAAACAGCATTAACCCATCTATATGGTACAGCGACATCTACATTACCATCTACTAGCGCAGGGTTTGTGTTAGTGACAAGTAGGCTGCT
This is a stretch of genomic DNA from Candidatus Thermoplasmatota archaeon. It encodes these proteins:
- a CDS encoding PRC-barrel domain-containing protein, with the protein product MIEKDPNIKASEITSFLKLPVYTRDGVYIGYVKNIFLDMDEKRVSSLLVTNTNPALVDGNVDVAVPYRWVNAVSDIIILSYFPSRVTAPKKKKETKTEENQNKQESTDIDVVQ